Proteins encoded together in one Janthinobacterium tructae window:
- the rapZ gene encoding RNase adapter RapZ, which yields MHIVLITGISGSGKSVALNVLEDTGYYCVDNLPPALLPSLVQTLLDEGTPQLAVAVDARSAESLASLPHNVALLRDQGHDVKVMFLTATTHSLVARFSETRRSHPLSHELRPNQNPASRRTLIECISEERERLSTIEQLGHVIDTSELSANKLRAWIKDIVASERAPLTLFFESFAFKLGVPLDADFVFDVRALPNPYYDLALRPLDGRDAPVIAFLDAQPSALELLADIRAFIEKWLPSFKSDNRSYLTVALGCTGGQHRSVYMAERLAQYFGPNERVVLRHRERS from the coding sequence ATGCATATCGTCCTTATCACCGGAATATCCGGCTCCGGTAAATCCGTCGCGCTCAATGTGCTGGAAGATACCGGCTACTATTGTGTCGACAACCTGCCACCGGCCTTGCTGCCCAGCCTGGTGCAAACCTTGCTCGACGAAGGCACACCGCAACTGGCCGTCGCCGTCGATGCGCGCAGCGCCGAGTCGCTGGCCAGCCTGCCGCACAATGTGGCCCTGCTGCGCGACCAGGGGCATGACGTCAAGGTGATGTTCCTCACGGCCACCACGCATTCGCTGGTGGCGCGCTTCTCGGAAACGCGGCGCAGCCATCCGCTGTCGCACGAATTGCGTCCGAACCAGAACCCCGCCAGCCGCCGCACCCTGATCGAATGCATCTCGGAAGAACGCGAGCGCCTGTCGACCATCGAACAGCTGGGCCATGTGATCGATACCTCGGAACTGAGCGCCAATAAATTGCGCGCCTGGATCAAGGATATCGTCGCCTCCGAACGCGCGCCGCTGACCCTGTTCTTCGAATCGTTCGCCTTCAAACTGGGCGTGCCGCTGGACGCCGATTTCGTCTTCGATGTGCGGGCCTTGCCGAATCCCTATTACGACCTGGCGCTGCGTCCGCTCGACGGACGCGATGCGCCCGTGATCGCCTTCCTCGACGCGCAACCGAGCGCGCTGGAGCTGCTGGCCGACATCCGCGCCTTCATCGAGAAGTGGTTGCCGTCATTCAAATCCGACAACCGCAGCTACCTGACGGTGGCGCTCGGTTGCACGGGCGGCCAGCACCGCTCCGTGTACATGGCGGAACGGCTGGCGCAATACTTCGGCCCCAACGAGCGCGTGGTCTTGCGCCACCGCGAGCGCAGCTAA
- the hprK gene encoding HPr(Ser) kinase/phosphatase, which yields MLQTPLTIQRLYDDNRESLQLGWFAGFPGGERLISGDVSSAADQVGHLNLIHPGRIQVFGHQEINYYQRLKVNTRTHVIGELIAGGPPALIIAQGLETPPDILAICDEQNIPLFSTPLPAAQVIDFLRVYLSKKLAQRIIMHGVFMDVLGVGVLITGDSGLGKSELGLELISRSHGLVADDAVEFSRIAPNMIEGRCPPLLQNLLEVRGLGLLDIKAIFGETAVRRKMRLKLIVHLVRRNALEEEVERLPFLFPTEDVLGLPVRKVVIPVAAGRNIAVLLEAAVRNTILQLRGIDTLQEFMERQRLAMSGD from the coding sequence ATGTTGCAAACGCCGCTGACGATACAACGCCTGTACGACGATAATCGTGAAAGTCTGCAACTGGGCTGGTTCGCCGGCTTTCCCGGCGGCGAGCGCCTGATCTCGGGCGACGTCTCGTCGGCCGCCGACCAGGTGGGCCACTTGAACCTGATCCATCCGGGCCGCATCCAGGTCTTCGGTCACCAGGAAATCAATTATTATCAGCGCCTGAAGGTCAACACGCGCACGCATGTGATCGGTGAACTGATCGCCGGCGGCCCACCCGCGCTGATCATCGCGCAAGGGCTGGAAACGCCGCCCGACATCCTCGCCATCTGCGACGAGCAAAACATTCCCCTGTTCTCGACCCCGCTGCCGGCCGCGCAAGTGATCGACTTCCTGCGCGTCTACCTGTCCAAAAAGCTGGCGCAGCGCATCATCATGCATGGCGTGTTCATGGACGTGCTGGGCGTGGGCGTGCTGATCACGGGCGATTCGGGTCTGGGCAAGAGCGAGCTGGGCCTGGAACTGATTTCGCGCAGCCACGGCCTGGTGGCCGATGACGCCGTGGAATTCTCGCGCATCGCGCCCAACATGATCGAAGGCCGCTGCCCGCCCCTGCTGCAAAACCTGCTGGAAGTGCGGGGCCTGGGCTTGCTCGATATCAAGGCCATCTTTGGCGAAACGGCCGTGCGCCGCAAGATGCGTTTGAAACTGATCGTGCACCTGGTGCGCCGCAACGCGCTGGAAGAGGAAGTCGAACGCCTGCCCTTCCTGTTCCCCACGGAAGACGTGCTCGGCTTGCCCGTGCGCAAGGTCGTCATCCCCGTCGCCGCCGGCCGCAACATCGCCGTGCTGCTGGAAGCGGCCGTGCGCAATACGATTCTGCAGCTGCGCGGCATCGATACCTTGCAGGAGTTCATGGAGCGGCAGAGGTTGGCAATGAGTGGTGACTAA
- a CDS encoding PTS sugar transporter subunit IIA — MTNLSKILSLENVLLDLEVSSKKRAFEQAGLIFENNYGIARSTVSDNLFARERLGSTGLGHGVAVPHGRVKGSKTLKAPLGAFVRLAEPIPFESPDGKPVNLLFFLLIPDHVTQQHLEILSEIAEMFSDDAFRTALATDPEPKSVHSRIVNWQPSLQATG, encoded by the coding sequence ATGACTAATCTTAGCAAAATACTATCCCTCGAAAACGTCCTGCTGGACCTGGAAGTGTCCAGTAAAAAGCGCGCCTTCGAGCAAGCCGGCCTGATCTTCGAAAACAATTACGGCATCGCCCGCTCTACCGTTTCGGACAATCTGTTTGCCCGCGAACGCCTGGGCTCGACAGGCCTGGGCCATGGCGTGGCCGTACCGCATGGCAGGGTCAAGGGCAGCAAGACCCTGAAAGCCCCGCTGGGCGCCTTCGTGCGTCTGGCCGAGCCGATTCCGTTCGAGTCGCCCGATGGCAAGCCCGTCAATCTGCTGTTTTTCCTGCTGATTCCCGATCATGTCACCCAGCAACATCTGGAAATTTTGTCGGAAATCGCCGAAATGTTTTCCGACGATGCCTTCCGCACGGCGCTGGCCACGGATCCGGAACCGAAATCCGTGCATTCGCGCATCGTCAATTGGCAACCCAGTCTGCAAGCGACGGGTTAA
- the queF gene encoding NADPH-dependent 7-cyano-7-deazaguanine reductase QueF (Catalyzes the NADPH-dependent reduction of 7-cyano-7-deazaguanine (preQ0) to 7-aminomethyl-7-deazaguanine (preQ1) in queuosine biosynthesis) — MTTTNDLAEQSPLGKSSAYRSDYAPELLFPIPRQGKRDELELHGTLPFFGLDIWNAYELSWLNQRGKPQVAIAKVSAPADSPNIIESKSFKLYLNSFNQTKLDSPEALLTLLKQDLSNGFGAPVQVELTLQEDFGKLKMGEFDGVLLDRLDLEITQYTPSPLLLKAAFDDAPVEEKLVSHLLKSNCLVTGQPDWGSVQIAYAGPQIDQESLLRYLIGFREHNEFHEQCVERIFVDILRQCKPQKLSVYARYTRRGGLDINPWRSNFSTGTMPGNLRNARQ; from the coding sequence ATGACCACCACCAACGACCTCGCCGAACAATCTCCCCTCGGCAAAAGCTCCGCCTACCGCAGCGATTACGCGCCGGAACTGCTGTTTCCGATTCCCCGCCAAGGCAAGCGCGACGAGCTGGAATTGCACGGCACCTTGCCGTTCTTCGGCCTCGATATCTGGAATGCGTATGAACTGTCGTGGCTGAACCAGCGCGGCAAGCCGCAGGTGGCCATTGCCAAGGTCAGCGCGCCGGCCGATTCGCCGAACATCATCGAGTCGAAATCGTTCAAGCTGTACCTGAACTCGTTCAACCAGACCAAGCTGGACAGCCCTGAAGCGTTGCTGACCTTGCTCAAGCAGGATTTGTCGAACGGCTTTGGCGCGCCCGTGCAAGTGGAACTGACCTTGCAGGAAGATTTCGGCAAGCTCAAAATGGGCGAGTTCGACGGCGTGCTGCTCGACCGCCTGGACCTGGAAATCACGCAATACACGCCCTCGCCGCTGCTGCTGAAGGCGGCGTTCGATGATGCGCCCGTGGAAGAAAAACTCGTCTCGCACTTGCTCAAATCGAATTGCCTGGTGACGGGTCAGCCGGACTGGGGCAGCGTGCAGATCGCGTATGCAGGACCACAGATCGACCAGGAAAGCCTGCTGCGCTACCTGATCGGTTTTCGCGAACACAATGAATTCCATGAGCAATGCGTGGAGCGCATTTTTGTCGATATCTTGCGCCAGTGCAAGCCGCAAAAACTGTCCGTGTATGCGCGTTATACGCGCCGCGGCGGGCTCGATATCAATCCGTGGCGCAGCAACTTCAGCACGGGCACGATGCCGGGCAATCTGCGCAATGCGCGCCAGTAA
- the ilvA gene encoding threonine ammonia-lyase, biosynthetic, with translation MNIDYLKKILTARVYDVATETPLELAPALSQRLNNQIYFKREDMQSVFSFKIRGAYNKMAQLSDAERKRGVICASAGNHAQGVALSAARMGCRAVIVMPTTTPPVKIDAVKARGGVHVEIVLHGESYTDAYNHALTLEKEQKLTFVHPFDDPDVIAGQGTIGMEILRQHSGPIHAIFVAIGGGGLIAGVAAYVKQIRPDIKIIGVQTVDSDAMARSLKAGERVTLPDVGLFSDGTAVRLVGEETFRLAQQYVDDIIIVDTDAICAAIKDVFTDTRSILEPAGALAIAGAKAYVERASLSKHPIVNQTLITIACGANMNFDRLRFVAERAELGEFREAVFAVTMREQRGSFKRFCSLIGARNVTEFNYRISDEKAAHVFVGIQIADRHESGAMAKKFEEHEFKTLDLTHDELAKSHIRHLVGGKSRLAQDELLYRFEFPERPGALMRFLDSMAPNWNISLCHYRSQGGDVGRILVGLQVPPDEMGEFARFLDTLGYRYWDESSNPVYKLFLG, from the coding sequence ATGAACATCGACTACCTCAAGAAAATCCTGACCGCCCGCGTCTATGACGTCGCCACCGAAACGCCGCTGGAACTGGCCCCTGCCCTGTCGCAGCGCCTGAACAACCAGATTTACTTCAAGCGCGAAGACATGCAAAGTGTGTTCAGCTTCAAGATTCGCGGCGCCTACAACAAGATGGCCCAGCTCAGCGATGCGGAACGCAAGCGCGGCGTCATTTGCGCTTCGGCCGGCAACCATGCCCAGGGCGTGGCCCTGTCGGCCGCGCGCATGGGCTGCCGCGCCGTCATCGTCATGCCCACCACCACGCCCCCCGTCAAGATCGACGCCGTCAAGGCGCGCGGCGGCGTGCATGTGGAAATCGTGCTGCACGGCGAGTCCTACACGGACGCCTACAACCACGCGCTGACCCTGGAAAAAGAACAGAAGCTGACCTTCGTGCACCCGTTCGACGATCCGGACGTGATCGCCGGCCAGGGCACGATCGGCATGGAAATCCTGCGCCAGCATTCCGGCCCCATCCACGCCATCTTCGTCGCCATCGGCGGCGGCGGCCTGATCGCCGGCGTGGCTGCCTATGTGAAACAGATTCGCCCCGACATCAAGATCATCGGCGTGCAAACAGTCGATTCGGACGCCATGGCGCGCTCGCTGAAAGCGGGCGAACGGGTGACCCTGCCCGACGTGGGCCTGTTTTCGGACGGCACGGCCGTGCGTCTGGTGGGCGAGGAAACCTTCCGCCTGGCGCAGCAATATGTCGATGACATCATCATCGTCGACACGGACGCCATCTGCGCCGCCATCAAGGATGTGTTTACGGATACGCGCTCCATCCTGGAACCGGCCGGCGCACTGGCCATCGCGGGCGCCAAGGCCTACGTGGAGCGGGCCAGCCTGAGCAAGCACCCCATCGTCAACCAGACGCTGATCACCATCGCCTGCGGCGCCAACATGAATTTCGACCGCCTGCGCTTCGTTGCCGAGCGTGCCGAGCTGGGCGAGTTCCGCGAAGCCGTGTTTGCCGTCACCATGCGCGAACAGCGGGGCAGCTTCAAGCGCTTCTGCTCGCTCATCGGCGCGCGCAACGTGACGGAATTTAACTACCGTATCAGCGATGAAAAAGCCGCGCACGTGTTCGTCGGCATCCAGATTGCCGACCGGCATGAATCCGGGGCGATGGCGAAGAAATTCGAAGAGCATGAATTCAAGACGCTGGACCTGACCCACGACGAGCTGGCCAAGTCGCACATCCGCCACCTGGTGGGCGGCAAGAGCCGCCTGGCACAGGACGAGCTGCTGTACCGCTTTGAATTCCCCGAGCGCCCCGGTGCGCTGATGCGCTTCCTCGACAGCATGGCGCCGAACTGGAATATTTCCCTGTGTCATTACCGCAGCCAGGGCGGCGACGTGGGCCGCATCCTGGTGGGCCTGCAAGTGCCGCCCGATGAAATGGGAGAATTCGCCCGCTTCCTCGATACCCTCGGCTATCGTTATTGGGATGAAAGCAGCAATCCTGTGTATAAACTGTTCCTGGGGTAA
- a CDS encoding YqaA family protein yields MIESAIAWLLQLIAAPEVGLTSVFLISFISATLLPLGSEPAVFAVIKANPALFWAAIGVATLGNTLGGMVDYWMGYRAKQAFAKERDTRWFRWLARYGAKTMLLAWLPLVGDPLCTLAGWLKLPFWPSVAYMAIGKCARYLSMTALLLYVPDGVWHRIGQMLA; encoded by the coding sequence ATGATCGAATCCGCAATCGCCTGGCTGCTGCAGCTGATCGCAGCACCGGAAGTCGGGCTGACGTCGGTCTTTCTGATCAGCTTTATTTCCGCCACCTTGTTGCCGCTCGGCTCGGAGCCGGCCGTGTTTGCCGTCATCAAGGCCAATCCCGCACTGTTCTGGGCCGCCATCGGCGTCGCCACCCTGGGCAATACCCTGGGCGGCATGGTCGACTACTGGATGGGCTACCGGGCCAAGCAGGCGTTCGCCAAGGAGCGCGACACGCGCTGGTTCCGCTGGCTGGCCCGCTATGGCGCCAAGACCATGCTGCTGGCCTGGCTGCCCCTCGTGGGCGACCCCCTGTGCACCCTGGCGGGCTGGCTCAAGCTGCCGTTCTGGCCCAGCGTGGCCTACATGGCCATCGGCAAGTGCGCGCGCTACCTGAGCATGACGGCTTTGCTGCTGTACGTGCCCGATGGCGTATGGCACCGGATCGGACAAATGCTGGCGTAA
- a CDS encoding DUF3683 domain-containing protein has translation MNAPAHIQALLAETPNGPAASRLREIPYNYTSFSDREIVIRLLGEDSWRLLDELRGARQTGRSARMLYEVLGDIWVVRRNPYLQDDLLDNPKRRQGLIDALHHRLAEVDKRRLSIDAAGGDVAASGEAPEVAKARSNNVELLLKAASKAVADFGDEFRKTYDLRKRTVKVLGRYTEKHNVRFDGMTRVSHVTDATDWRVEYPFVVLTPDTEEEMAGLVKGCIELGLTIIPRGGGTGYTGGAIPLTPMSAVINTEKLITLGAVEMTVLPGLSHEYATINSGAGVITNKVSEAAEKAGFVFAVDPTSAHASCIGGNVAMNAGGKKAVLWGTALDNLASWRMVDPNGDWLDVTRLDHNLGKIHDIALARFQLEWRHPSTRDATKPNAPFKTEILEIPGRKFRKEGLGKDVTDKFLAGLPGIQKEGCDGLITSARWILHKMPKFARTVCLEFFGQARDAIPSIVEIKDYLDGLPAKGEQYTTIRLAGLEHLDERYLRAVGYATKSKRGVLPKMALFGDIVGDDENAVAQAASEVVRIANTRVGEGFVAVSPEARKKFWLDRARTAAIAKHTNAFKINEDVVIPLNRMGEYTDGIERINIELSIKNKLQLADALSEFFAKGNLPIGKSDDASDDRVDDAEMLGDRAEQAQQLLAQVTARWTYLLAQLDRPLADVKGELAELGMERLLPVFDARLETQPDATLFDVVQDRTVRITWKQEIRAQLRQIFNGAAFKLILDEATAIHARILRSRVFVALHMHAGDGNVHTNLPVNSDNYEMLQDAHEAVGRIMILARSLNGVISGEHGIGITKLEFLTEEEIGEFRSYKQRIDPEGRFNKGKLLNLPGMGADLRNAYTPSFGLMGHESLIMQQSDIGAIADSVKDCLRCGKCKPVCATHVPRANLLYSPRDKILATSSLIEAFLYEEQTRRGISIKHWEEFEDVADHCTVCHKCVTPCPVNIDFGDVSMNMRNLLRKMDKKSFNPGTKATMLFLNATDPVTINATRKVMIGWGYKAQRLGHDLLKKFAKKQTKAPPPSTGKPPVKAQVIHFINKKMPGNLPKKTARALLDIEDDKVIPIIRNPKTTTADTEAVFYFPGCGSERLFSQVGLATQAMLWEVGVQTVLPPGYLCCGYPQRGAGEFDKAEKMMTDNRVLFHRMANTLNYLDIKTVLVSCGTCYDQLATYQFEKIFPGCRIMDIHEYLLEKNVKLEGVNGTRYMYHEPCHNPMKLQESGKTINSLISTVDNVKIEKNDRCCGESGSLAVTRPDISTQVRFRKEEEMVKGADKLRGDGFTGDVKILTSCPSCLQGLSRYNDDSGTTADYIVVEIAKHLLGENWMPDYVKRANDGGIERVLV, from the coding sequence ATGAACGCTCCCGCACATATCCAAGCTTTACTGGCAGAAACGCCGAATGGTCCCGCAGCAAGCCGCCTGCGCGAAATCCCGTATAACTACACGTCGTTTTCCGATCGCGAGATCGTCATACGCCTGTTGGGGGAGGACTCCTGGCGCCTGCTCGACGAGCTGCGCGGCGCCCGCCAGACGGGCCGTTCGGCCCGCATGCTGTACGAGGTGCTGGGCGACATCTGGGTCGTGCGCCGCAACCCCTACCTGCAGGATGACTTGCTGGACAACCCGAAGCGCCGCCAGGGCTTGATCGACGCCTTGCATCACCGCCTGGCCGAAGTCGACAAGCGCCGCCTGTCCATCGATGCGGCCGGCGGCGACGTCGCAGCCAGTGGCGAAGCGCCCGAAGTGGCCAAGGCGCGCAGCAACAATGTCGAGCTGTTGCTGAAGGCAGCCAGCAAGGCCGTGGCCGACTTTGGCGACGAATTCCGCAAGACCTACGATTTGCGCAAGCGCACGGTCAAGGTGCTGGGCCGCTACACGGAAAAGCACAATGTGCGCTTCGACGGCATGACGCGCGTGTCGCACGTGACGGACGCCACCGACTGGCGCGTCGAATACCCGTTCGTCGTGCTCACGCCCGACACTGAAGAGGAAATGGCCGGCCTGGTGAAAGGCTGTATCGAGCTGGGGCTGACCATCATCCCGCGCGGCGGCGGCACCGGCTACACGGGTGGCGCGATTCCCTTGACGCCGATGTCGGCCGTCATCAACACGGAAAAGCTCATCACCCTGGGTGCCGTGGAAATGACGGTCTTGCCGGGATTGAGCCACGAATACGCGACGATCAATTCGGGCGCGGGCGTGATCACGAATAAAGTGTCGGAAGCGGCTGAAAAAGCCGGTTTCGTGTTTGCCGTCGACCCGACCTCGGCGCACGCTTCTTGTATCGGCGGTAACGTTGCCATGAATGCGGGCGGCAAGAAGGCCGTGCTGTGGGGCACGGCGCTGGACAACCTGGCCTCGTGGCGCATGGTCGACCCGAACGGCGACTGGCTCGATGTCACGCGCCTCGACCATAACCTGGGCAAGATCCACGATATCGCACTGGCACGTTTCCAGCTGGAATGGCGTCACCCGAGCACGCGCGACGCGACGAAACCGAACGCGCCGTTCAAGACGGAAATCCTGGAAATTCCTGGCCGCAAGTTCCGTAAAGAGGGCCTGGGCAAGGACGTGACGGACAAATTCCTCGCCGGCTTGCCGGGCATCCAGAAAGAAGGCTGCGACGGCCTGATCACGTCGGCGCGCTGGATCTTGCACAAGATGCCGAAATTCGCCCGCACCGTCTGCCTGGAATTCTTTGGCCAGGCGCGCGATGCGATCCCGTCGATCGTGGAAATCAAGGATTACCTCGATGGCTTGCCGGCCAAGGGCGAGCAATACACGACCATCCGCCTGGCGGGCCTCGAGCACCTGGACGAGCGCTACCTGCGCGCCGTCGGCTACGCCACCAAGTCGAAGCGGGGCGTGCTGCCAAAGATGGCCCTGTTTGGCGACATCGTCGGCGACGATGAAAATGCCGTCGCGCAAGCGGCGTCGGAAGTGGTGCGCATCGCCAACACCCGCGTGGGCGAAGGCTTTGTGGCCGTCAGCCCGGAAGCGCGCAAGAAATTCTGGCTCGACCGCGCCCGCACGGCGGCGATCGCCAAGCACACGAATGCGTTCAAGATCAATGAAGACGTGGTGATTCCCCTGAATCGCATGGGCGAATACACGGATGGTATCGAGCGCATCAATATCGAACTGTCGATCAAGAATAAGCTGCAACTGGCCGATGCCCTCAGTGAATTCTTTGCCAAGGGAAACTTGCCAATTGGCAAGAGCGACGATGCCTCGGACGACCGCGTCGACGACGCTGAAATGCTGGGCGACCGCGCCGAGCAGGCGCAGCAGTTGCTGGCGCAAGTCACGGCACGCTGGACCTATCTGCTGGCCCAGCTGGACCGCCCGCTGGCCGACGTGAAGGGCGAACTGGCCGAGCTGGGCATGGAGCGCTTGCTGCCCGTCTTCGATGCGCGCCTGGAAACGCAGCCGGACGCCACCCTGTTCGACGTGGTGCAGGACCGCACCGTGCGCATTACCTGGAAGCAGGAAATTCGCGCCCAGCTGCGCCAGATCTTCAATGGCGCCGCTTTTAAACTGATCCTCGACGAGGCGACGGCGATTCACGCGCGCATCTTGCGTAGCCGCGTATTCGTCGCGTTGCACATGCATGCGGGGGACGGCAACGTGCACACGAACTTGCCCGTCAACTCGGACAATTACGAAATGCTGCAGGATGCCCATGAAGCCGTGGGCCGCATCATGATCCTGGCCCGCTCGCTCAATGGCGTCATTTCCGGCGAACACGGTATTGGCATCACCAAGCTGGAATTTTTGACGGAAGAGGAAATCGGCGAGTTCCGCAGCTACAAGCAGCGCATCGATCCGGAAGGCCGTTTCAACAAGGGCAAATTGCTGAACCTGCCGGGTATGGGCGCCGACTTGCGCAATGCCTACACGCCATCGTTCGGCCTGATGGGGCATGAGTCCTTGATCATGCAGCAAAGCGATATCGGCGCCATCGCCGACAGCGTCAAGGATTGCTTGCGTTGCGGCAAGTGCAAGCCAGTCTGCGCAACCCATGTGCCGCGTGCCAACTTGCTGTACTCGCCACGCGACAAGATTTTGGCGACCTCGTCCCTGATCGAAGCCTTCCTGTACGAAGAGCAGACGCGGCGTGGTATTTCCATCAAGCATTGGGAAGAGTTCGAAGACGTGGCTGACCACTGCACGGTATGCCATAAATGCGTCACGCCCTGTCCCGTCAACATCGACTTCGGCGACGTGTCGATGAACATGCGCAACTTGCTGCGCAAGATGGACAAGAAGAGTTTTAATCCAGGCACCAAGGCAACGATGCTGTTCCTCAACGCCACCGATCCCGTGACCATCAACGCCACGCGCAAGGTCATGATCGGCTGGGGTTACAAGGCGCAGCGCCTGGGCCACGACTTGCTGAAGAAATTTGCCAAGAAGCAGACCAAGGCGCCGCCGCCATCGACGGGCAAGCCACCGGTCAAGGCGCAGGTGATCCATTTCATTAATAAAAAGATGCCGGGCAACTTGCCGAAGAAAACGGCACGCGCGCTGCTCGACATCGAAGACGATAAAGTCATTCCGATCATCCGCAATCCGAAGACGACCACGGCCGATACGGAAGCCGTGTTCTACTTCCCCGGTTGCGGTTCGGAACGGTTGTTCTCGCAAGTGGGCCTGGCGACGCAAGCGATGCTGTGGGAAGTGGGCGTGCAGACGGTCTTGCCGCCTGGCTACCTGTGCTGCGGTTATCCGCAACGGGGCGCCGGTGAGTTCGACAAGGCCGAGAAGATGATGACGGATAACCGCGTGCTGTTCCATCGCATGGCCAACACGCTCAATTACCTGGACATCAAGACGGTGCTCGTCTCGTGCGGCACCTGCTATGACCAGCTGGCAACGTACCAGTTTGAAAAGATTTTCCCCGGCTGCCGCATCATGGATATCCATGAGTATTTGCTGGAGAAAAACGTCAAGCTGGAAGGCGTCAACGGCACGCGCTATATGTATCACGAGCCATGCCACAATCCGATGAAGTTGCAGGAATCGGGCAAGACCATCAATTCCCTGATCAGCACGGTAGACAACGTGAAGATCGAGAAAAATGACCGTTGCTGCGGCGAATCGGGCTCGCTGGCCGTCACGCGCCCCGACATTTCCACGCAAGTGCGTTTCCGCAAGGAAGAGGAGATGGTCAAGGGCGCCGACAAGCTGCGCGGCGACGGGTTTACCGGCGACGTGAAAATCCTCACCAGCTGCCCGTCGTGCCTGCAAGGCTTGTCGCGCTACAATGATGATTCGGGCACGACGGCCGACTACATCGTCGTCGAGATCGCCAAACACTTGCTGGGAGAGAACTGGATGCCGGATTACGTGAAACGCGCCAATGACGGCGGCATCGAACGGGTGCTGGTGTAA